The nucleotide window CGGATCAGTAGAACTTCTTCAGGTCCATGCCCGCGTACAACTGGCCGACCTGCGCCTCGTACCCGTTGAACATCAGCGTCTTGCGTTTCTTGGCAAACAGGCCGTCTTCACCAATGCGCCGCTCAGTGGCCTGGCTCCAGCGCGGGTGGTCCACATTCGGATTCACATTGGAATAAAACCCGTATTCATTGGCGGCCGCCTTGTTCCAGGCGGTGGCGGGTGCCTTGTCGGTAAAACGAATCTTGACAATGCTCTTGCCACTCTTGAAGCCGTACTTCCATGGCACCACCAGCCGCACCGGCGCGCCATTCTGTTTGGGCAAAACCTCGCCATACATGCCAAAACTCAGCAGGGTCAGCGGGTGCATGGCCTCGTCCAGCCGCAGGCCCTCTACATAGGGCCAGTCCAGAATACGTGAGCCGACAAAAGGCATGGTCTTCGGGTCTGCCAGGGTCACAAACTCCACAAACTTGGCACTGCCCAAGGGTTCGACTTTTTTGATTAGTTCGCCCAGTGAATACCCTACCCATGGAATCACCATGGACCAACCCTCCACACAACGCAGGCGGTAAATGCGCTCTTCCATGGGGCTGAGCTTGAGCAGGTCTTCCAGTGCCCACTTACCGGGCTTTTTGACCATGCCCTCAATCTCCACGGTCCACGGGCTGGTCTTGAGGGTGTGGGCGTTGACTGCCGGGTCGGCTTTGTCGGTGCCGAACTCGTAGTAATTGTTATAGGTGCTGGCGTCTTTGTAGGCGGTGGGTTTTTCCATGGTGTTGGCACCATCCACCGTGCTGGCCTTTGTATTCAGAACAGGCAATTTGCCGGGCCGCGCGACCGCAGCACCCGGCGCTTGCGCCATGGCCTGGCGCCCGGCCCAAGACGCCATGGCAGCCCCGGCCGCACCGGTGGCCATGACTTTGAGCAGATCGCGGCGCCCTTCATAGGTCTGACGCGCAGTGATGTCACTGGCCAGGGGGTGATTGAAGCCGTCGCGCTGGGTTTTGATCAACATGGGTACATCCTCTTTCGTTGTTGGTCGTTGGAGGACGACCGTTCTTACAAGGTTCCGTAACTATGCAGTCCGCTCAGGAACATATTGACACCAATAAAGGCAAAAGTGGTGACCGCCAGCCCCACCAGGGCCCACCAAGCCGCCACGGTCCCGCGCAAACCCTTCATCAGGCGCATATGCAGCCAAGCCGCGTAGTTGAGCCAGACGATCAACGCCCAGGTTTCCTTGGGGTCCCAGCTCCAGTAGCCGCCCCAGGCTTCGGCGGCCCACAGGGCCCCCAGCACAGTGGCAATGGTGAAGAAGGCAAAGCCCACGGCGATGGACTTGTACATCACATCGTCCAGCACCTCAAAGCTGGGCAGACGCGCAGCCAGGCGCTTGCGGCCAAACACAATGCTGGCCACGATCAGCGCCGAAATGCCAAAGTACACCGCCCAGTAGTTGCTCATGCCCAACACGGCTGATTGGCGGAACACCACCGGCTCAAAACACAGCACCACGCCCAGCAGCCACAGCGGCGCCAGTTTGTACCAGCGCGTCTCGCCGGCCTGCTGTTTGATCAGGTAAGCAAACGCCACCATGGCCGACAGTGCAAACGTGCCGTACCCAATAAAGTTGGCGGGCACATGCAGCTTCATCCACCAGCTCTTGAGAGCAGGAACCAGCGGCTGGATTTCATGCGCCTGGCGCACCAGCGTGTACCAGAGCAAAAAGCCCACGGCCGCGCTCACCACCAGCATGACGAAGGCACCCAGCGTGCGTGTCTGGTACTGGGCTTCAAAGTACAGATAAAAGGCGGCAGTCATCCAGCAAAACAGCACGAACACTTCGTACAAATTGCTCACAGGGATATGGC belongs to Rhodoferax saidenbachensis and includes:
- the ccsB gene encoding c-type cytochrome biogenesis protein CcsB is translated as MTTVSMKPAVTQSLTLNEGYFAKRDWLDWLFAVIVVAGGITAFSLYHGAMDGYEKGILLGSIPSAIALGWFWRPLRVLMLAVAGLSLSGIALYQGDLARAETVFWLKYFISSQSAILWMSMLFFMSTAFYWIGMFAKGRADGMELIASRLLWVAVTLALTGTMVRWYESYLLGADIGHIPVSNLYEVFVLFCWMTAAFYLYFEAQYQTRTLGAFVMLVVSAAVGFLLWYTLVRQAHEIQPLVPALKSWWMKLHVPANFIGYGTFALSAMVAFAYLIKQQAGETRWYKLAPLWLLGVVLCFEPVVFRQSAVLGMSNYWAVYFGISALIVASIVFGRKRLAARLPSFEVLDDVMYKSIAVGFAFFTIATVLGALWAAEAWGGYWSWDPKETWALIVWLNYAAWLHMRLMKGLRGTVAAWWALVGLAVTTFAFIGVNMFLSGLHSYGTL
- the msrP gene encoding protein-methionine-sulfoxide reductase catalytic subunit MsrP, which gives rise to MLIKTQRDGFNHPLASDITARQTYEGRRDLLKVMATGAAGAAMASWAGRQAMAQAPGAAVARPGKLPVLNTKASTVDGANTMEKPTAYKDASTYNNYYEFGTDKADPAVNAHTLKTSPWTVEIEGMVKKPGKWALEDLLKLSPMEERIYRLRCVEGWSMVIPWVGYSLGELIKKVEPLGSAKFVEFVTLADPKTMPFVGSRILDWPYVEGLRLDEAMHPLTLLSFGMYGEVLPKQNGAPVRLVVPWKYGFKSGKSIVKIRFTDKAPATAWNKAAANEYGFYSNVNPNVDHPRWSQATERRIGEDGLFAKKRKTLMFNGYEAQVGQLYAGMDLKKFY